The segment GAACCACCATTTCTCATGCAGAGACCAAGACCATGACACATTACTTGAGATACCATCATGATGGCATTCTGATAGGGAGCGGTACCGTTCTGGCTGACGATCCTGGTCTTAACTGCAAGTACGGCAGTGAAGAAGGTTACAGCCATAGTCCAAGACCAATTGTACTCGACAGCAGACAGCAATGGAGGTTTGAAGGGTCTAAAATGAAGGATCTTTATCTGAAAAGCCAGGGGCAAGCACCAATCGTGGTTGTCTCCGAAGAGCCCAGggaaagagagaaagatgTGGCCTACCTGCTTTGTCCCTACCTCAGTTCATCGAGAGTCGATTGGAAGACCTTACTAAAGAAATTACACGATGAGTTTGACATAAAATCGATAATGGTTGAAGGCGGAGCAACAGTTATAAATGATCTCCTACTAAAACCGGCCTTAGTGGACGCCCTTATTATTACGATCGGCTCGCGGTTTCTGGGAAGCTCAGGAGTCGAGGTCAGTCCGATTCAGTCGGTGGAGCTTGAAGCTGTCGCATGGTGGAACGGTACTGCAGATGCTGTGCTCTGCGCTAAACTAAGCGGCTCGAAATAAAATTCCAATTGGTTTCAATTACACATATTTAATACACCGATCACATGCAGATTCTATAGCTTGCATAGCGGCCAGCAGTCTCACTGTTCCTAATGATCTTGACCACTTCGCCTCTTTTCAATCCCAAATATAATGCAACGGgatcagctctttgaatcCTAGGCAATTGAGATTCCTTAAGTCTgtatcttttcaacaattccttcttctcttcgTCACTTAGCCTTATGTGTTTTGGAACTAGCTCATGATGAGTGATGTTGACCACTAATGAAGCCTCatgaaaagtttcaatGGTAGCTGGAGGTATCGATGGAACCAATTTCATAGCGCTCGGTGTAATATTATTTTGGTAAACAAAAATACCCGTTTGGAAATTCTTCTCCTGGATGTGTATGACGAAAGTTTTCATCGTCTTGACACCGACGGTTGGTTCGTCACAGAATTCCACCCAAAGCGTCCCCATGTTAGGAAACTTCGCTATGGATTCCTCAGTTGGGTTAGATTGAAAGGACATCATCTTACGCTGCGGTCTACCCATTGAATCACAGTatttgactttgaaatccTCCAAAGACAGATCTATCTCCTCCTGAGCTATAAAATATCCTCTGTCTTTAACCATTTCTTTCATCGTACGGAAAGTTCTCCACAGTCTGGAGATGTTTCTCTCATTATCTTGATCCATTATGATACAACTCTAAAAAGGCCAGGAATTATCAGATAGACAATTGCCACTTGGTCAATTGAGCAACTCTCTACTGCTTAAATCACCAATATTCAGTACCTCGATGAGCTAGTCAACTCTCACTATTAGGCTGAAaatttgaacaagaaggtCGCCAAGTACGAATCAGCATCAACTGTTCTATCAAGGCATAAGTATCCATATAAAGTGTTCTGATGGTGCTCTAAATGTCTCCCGAGCCAGAATTGCCGTCGCCTCCAGTGACAAGCGTGGCATCTgccatctttcttctgtACTTGAAGACAATATCACTCTGAGACTTCCAGTATAATGTCCTTACTGTGCTCAAGGTCATGTCGTTGTCGAGCACTTGGCTCTTGCAGAGCAGCTCTATCCACTCACTAGGATCAATTTTGGCCTTCATTTCTGGCGTCTTAGCCTCGAATCTGTCTGCGATGTAaactttgatcttttttACTTTTATCATCCCCGGTGCTACTAGCTTAGTGTTGATTTCCGAAATCTTGGGCAGCTCAGTGGTCCCAAGGCTGACATCCGCAGACTTTGTCCTGCCAAATTTCAGCCTATGGTGCGACTGCTGCGGCTGACTACCCGATGAGATGGGACCGTCGTGATCCTGCCAGGGCGCAATTACAAAGCTAAGTTTAGGTTGTTGCTTGGCTGTCCTCTCGTCGCAAAATAGATACTTGGCAAACCAAAACGGCAGGTTTTCCTCCAGCTGCTCGAACATCTGCCGCCTATTCATGACGTTTCCGTATTCGTTATCCATTAGATCATATTTGCTTaatctttcttcatcttcattgCTATCgacatcttcatcgctcTCTTGCAAGATAGATgcatcgtcgtcgtcgagCGATCTCGAGGCCGGTAGATAACTGGAGAACAGTACCTTCCCGCCACAGCATCTCTTGTTCCAACTATGCACAACCAGCAGTACGCCGTTTCTTATTCTGATGATTGGCAATGAGGGAtctctgatgattttacTCTCCGGAAGTTTCCTCGATAGCAGCTTTAGCGACGTTGAGTTCGAATTTTGATGCTGCTTGTAAGTCTCGTGCAgctgctcgaagaaatcggaAATGTATGTCGCACGATCTTTGATCAGTGTATTCGGTTCAATATCTTGATGGGCAGCTGTAGCAGGGGTTTCTATGGGTTTGAATTTGGCATGCAAAGGTTCCGCTGCTTGCTGCGAGGAGAGATTTTCCCCATTGTATGCCTGGTTCCAAACAATCCGTTCGCCAGGGTGCTCATCTTCGGGCGTAGAATCTTCGAAATCGGAATTAGTGGCTTGAGAATCGACAGTTGTATGTGTGCCGCTGCCATTACGCGAGTACGGTCTTAGTTTTTTAAATTTGCGAGCTATTAATGAGCCTGAACTCAGGGTTCGTGACTCTGAGGCTCCAAACGGTGATAAAACTCCCAGTTCATTCTCTTCGTAAGTCAATTTATCGCCCGCTGATGTCATGGGAGGCGGTAACAACGGATGTTCGTCAACGGGTAGACCAGTAGCTTCCCCAGAGAACAGAGGAGTGTTTGGCGCTGATAACGATGTCATGTTATATTCCTGGTAAGGCGTCGCGGAACCAAATCTGTAAAAAGCAGACTTCCTCCTTTTgtctttgatctttgattcCGTAAAGTTCAAATTCAGCTCCATGGCGGACGCAGCAACATTTTGAtccttcttccttgatgAAAGCTGCTTTCTGTAGGTCTTATCCTTCTCCATCTCATAGGAAACAAACTCCTTGAAAAGGGAGTTAATGACTATCTTGCCCAAGTTATATCGCTCATCCGAATTCAACTCGACTTCATTTAAAATCCTGTATCCTTCTAACGCTGAGCCATAAACTTCGGTATTTGACATCCTCGGATTAAGTTTAACAAACAGCATACCCACTTTAACCGAAACGCTACACCAATGAGAAAGGACTTCCTTCGATGTATACTTGGTCACTACCTCGTCAAAACCACCCTCAGCGGGCTCGAAGGTATTGACCAGCTCGCAAACGACTATGTCCCACCTTTGAATCTCTCCTTTGGTGTTTTCGGTGATGACATGTCTTCTGTTGGTTAGCAATGAGCTCTTTATCAGGGCAAAACCTCCCTTAATGACTTCTAGCTTTCCTGTGCGAAGGTCTAGCATTGACAGGTTAGAGTTTATGCTCTGTGAAAACATGATAAAACCATCAGGTGAGATCATCAGGTCCAAGATACCCCCATGTTTGCTCTCTTTGCCCGAAAAGTCTCCAGACACATGCTGTGCCTCATCATAAATCGTCACTGCACTCATCTGATCACTCTTTGAGAGATCTGCTGTTTTTATCCTACCTTTTGAGTCGCCAATATACACCATGTTCAAATCGGTCCCATATATTCCCCATACAGAGCAATCCCACTGGTAGGATGCACATTTTACCAATTTATCGTCTTCTTTCAGATCCCAGACGCAAATTAGACCGTCGGAACACGCCGTTACCAATTTGGATGAGTGATCTAGCGACTTGACTATTTTTATATTTGCCTTGTGTGCCTTAGTCAACCTTCCGAACTCCCGCTTATCAGTCGTAGAGTAGAGAATGAGATCACCATTGCAATCCCCAATAAGCAGATTGAATCCCATACCGTGATCGATTGCAGCCATTGCATAAATTGATCCCGTCTCATCATGGTCTGAGCTATTCAAAAACTCATCTATCAAGTAAGCCTGATCATCCTTCAAGTTCCAAAACTTCACTTTTCTATCCAGTCCACCTGTTGCAAACACAAATTCATTATCATCAGTTGGTATATGAACAATGCATTTGATGTAGTCTCCATGGTCTCCTATAATCTTTGTCTCCCAGGTATCCGAATCGTCATGCAATGTAAGTAGAACAATAGAGAAGTCGTGGCTCACCGTAATGAATTTGTTGCGGCTAATCTGTATTATATCTGTGACCCAGTCACTATGGGCTTGCATCCTCTTGCCGCGAATTAATCTCCCAAAAGCATCGAATCGATTCTTTATTATGGAGCCGTCCCTGCTACAAGTCAAAAAAAATCCATCTTGTCCCTCTGGATATAGAATTTTGGTTATGGGCAGTATATGCAAATCCCGTGAGACCTTCGATTGCGGCGCCAAGAGTCCATAACTTATCGTTAGTTCATCCATCTTGCtccaaaagcttcaagtGCTGTCTCGCTTGCTGTGAATGTAAAAGCAAAACCCTGTAACCCAATTGACTTCAAAATTAGTAATCTCGGCGAGGCTTAGACAGCTCGAGAGGTGTAAACACGGTAAACTTGTTCAACTTGAGCAACTTGACAAGTTCCAACAAGCGAAAGGGTAACGTAGAAGCGAACTGATCCGAAGCTAGAAGGTTTGCCTGAACCGAAACTGGATAAAAAACCGATGAGTGATGAACTATGAGTACCAGAAAGGCTGAGAATGACAAGATCTTGGCTCAATTGAAAGGTAAGCTTTGGTATTGTATTGAGCGACAGATAGCGGAAGAGACGCCGTTCGACACAAGTTGTACAGCGAGTTTTACAAATGCCCTGGTAGAGCTATGCTATTTGCAGCTTGTCGAGATGGGCAAGGATCTAGAGGCCTTTGCAAGACACGCTAGCAGAGACACCATCACAGTCGATGATATGATGCTACTGCTGCGCAAGACACCACATTTACAAAAGATGCTGTTACCTGACGATCTACGGTGAATTATTTACATGGCTATGTAGTTAGCTCAATCGATCTGTGACTATCTCTTGACCCAAGTAGGcatctttcttgccttcttcttgccgggcttctttctttcgaCGTGCCTGTAGTCTCTAGTGATAACACCTGCCTTACGCAGCCTTGGCTTGAGAAGCGGGTTGAAGGTGATTAGCGACTTGGCAATGGCAAGCATGATGGCCTCCGCTTGGCCTGTTGGCCCGCCGCCGGACGTGGTGGCAAAGATATTGTACTTCCCAACGGAATCTACTACCTGCAGCGGATACATAATAGACTCTCTATCCTTCAACTTGACGAAGTAATCGTTCAATTGACGATTGTTCACTAGGATCTGACCAGTGCCCCTCACGACCTGCACTTTTGCAACCGACGTTTTCCTCCTACCGATAGCTGTGCTCCTGCCGAACTCATCCAAGCTCTTTACCGAGTTCTGTACCGATTGGATCTTTGTCTTTTTGAAGTATTGGGCGACTTCCACCTTTATTTCGTCATTGACCAGCTGCGGATCAATAGCATGCAATTTGTTGAGCAACGACAGTAACTCTTGATATTGGATCGGCTTCAATCGACTGCCACCACCCAGTAGGGCGTATTCGTCGAATGAGATCCATGCCGGTCTCTGCTCCTGTTGTTGTGTTGCTGAAACTGTAGGCAGCTTCACATATCTGCGAAGTAAGCTCTCCAATCGATTGACACGATGCTCATGGACTGGATTCGCTGAGTAGAATGTGGCCAACTTGGGAATGGTTCTGAGAGGGAACTCTGTTGCGTTTTGTTGTTGCCTCTGCTGCCTCAATGCGGGCAGGGTGGATAATGGTCTAACCAGAGGACGATAAGAATCGCTCAGAAGCCTCCTAATAAGCATCGTCACACTGCTAACCTTGATCCTTGTTGATCTCTTGCGCAGTACGGTTTAAGCGTCACTTGATATCGAATGAATAACTAAAAATTTCATCGCACCTTGTACGAACGTACTCTAAAGAACAGTTCAAGCACTGATTGATCCACCAAATGAACCAAGATGCCTGTACTTAGAGCCATTGAGATGCCGCAGCTGTATGCCAGGTCGTAAGCTCTCCCCAAAATGGAGTGCCACCACGCCTCTCGAAGTCGGTTGCCGCCAGAGTTGCGGTAACCTCCAAAGTAGCTTCGAAGTACCCTGAGGGTTGGTTGCAAAGACTACGTATAAATAAGAGCGTCAAACTAGTGACAACCGATGTATCATTTCTTAAAGACCTTACAAAATTATATAAGTTTATCATCATTCATGATTGGGTAGCGTTAGGGAGAAAAACAAGATGACGGAATCAACACAGTGCGGTACGCTTATTTTTCAGTGTCGACAACGTATCTACCGACGATTTGACCCTTCtccatcttttcgaacACTTCTGGCAAGGTGGATAGACCGACAACCTTGATTGGGGCCTTGACCAAGCc is part of the Torulaspora globosa chromosome 7, complete sequence genome and harbors:
- the MRPS9 gene encoding mitochondrial 37S ribosomal protein uS9m (ancestral locus Anc_3.117): MLIRRLLSDSYRPLVRPLSTLPALRQQRQQQNATEFPLRTIPKLATFYSANPVHEHRVNRLESLLRRYVKLPTVSATQQQEQRPAWISFDEYALLGGGSRLKPIQYQELLSLLNKLHAIDPQLVNDEIKVEVAQYFKKTKIQSVQNSVKSLDEFGRSTAIGRRKTSVAKVQVVRGTGQILVNNRQLNDYFVKLKDRESIMYPLQVVDSVGKYNIFATTSGGGPTGQAEAIMLAIAKSLITFNPLLKPRLRKAGVITRDYRHVERKKPGKKKARKMPTWVKR
- the DUF1 gene encoding Duf1p (ancestral locus Anc_3.115), with product MDELTISYGLLAPQSKVSRDLHILPITKILYPEGQDGFFLTCSRDGSIIKNRFDAFGRLIRGKRMQAHSDWVTDIIQISRNKFITVSHDFSIVLLTLHDDSDTWETKIIGDHGDYIKCIVHIPTDDNEFVFATGGLDRKVKFWNLKDDQAYLIDEFLNSSDHDETGSIYAMAAIDHGMGFNLLIGDCNGDLILYSTTDKREFGRLTKAHKANIKIVKSLDHSSKLVTACSDGLICVWDLKEDDKLVKCASYQWDCSVWGIYGTDLNMVYIGDSKGRIKTADLSKSDQMSAVTIYDEAQHVSGDFSGKESKHGGILDLMISPDGFIMFSQSINSNLSMLDLRTGKLEVIKGGFALIKSSLLTNRRHVITENTKGEIQRWDIVVCELVNTFEPAEGGFDEVVTKYTSKEVLSHWCSVSVKVGMLFVKLNPRMSNTEVYGSALEGYRILNEVELNSDERYNLGKIVINSLFKEFVSYEMEKDKTYRKQLSSRKKDQNVAASAMELNLNFTESKIKDKRRKSAFYRFGSATPYQEYNMTSLSAPNTPLFSGEATGLPVDEHPLLPPPMTSAGDKLTYEENELGVLSPFGASESRTLSSGSLIARKFKKLRPYSRNGSGTHTTVDSQATNSDFEDSTPEDEHPGERIVWNQAYNGENLSSQQAAEPLHAKFKPIETPATAAHQDIEPNTLIKDRATYISDFFEQLHETYKQHQNSNSTSLKLLSRKLPESKIIRDPSLPIIRIRNGVLLVVHSWNKRCCGGKVLFSSYLPASRSLDDDDASILQESDEDVDSNEDEERLSKYDLMDNEYGNVMNRRQMFEQLEENLPFWFAKYLFCDERTAKQQPKLSFVIAPWQDHDGPISSGSQPQQSHHRLKFGRTKSADVSLGTTELPKISEINTKLVAPGMIKVKKIKVYIADRFEAKTPEMKAKIDPSEWIELLCKSQVLDNDMTLSTVRTLYWKSQSDIVFKYRRKMADATLVTGGDGNSGSGDI
- the MHF1 gene encoding Mhf1p (ancestral locus Anc_3.116) is translated as MSTRKAENDKILAQLKGKLWYCIERQIAEETPFDTSCTASFTNALVELCYLQLVEMGKDLEAFARHASRDTITVDDMMLLLRKTPHLQKMLLPDDLR
- the RPB5 gene encoding DNA-directed RNA polymerase core subunit RPB5 (ancestral locus Anc_3.114), which codes for MDQDNERNISRLWRTFRTMKEMVKDRGYFIAQEEIDLSLEDFKVKYCDSMGRPQRKMMSFQSNPTEESIAKFPNMGTLWVEFCDEPTVGVKTMKTFVIHIQEKNFQTGIFVYQNNITPSAMKLVPSIPPATIETFHEASLVVNITHHELVPKHIRLSDEEKKELLKRYRLKESQLPRIQRADPVALYLGLKRGEVVKIIRNSETAGRYASYRICM
- the RIB7 gene encoding 2,5-diamino-6-(ribosylamino)-4(3H)-pyrimidinone 5'-phosphate reductase (ancestral locus Anc_3.113), with the protein product MSLQPLRDDLPRFLEPYLPQPSGSQAAKPFVTLTYAQSLDSRISKGKGIRTTISHAETKTMTHYLRYHHDGILIGSGTVLADDPGLNCKYGSEEGYSHSPRPIVLDSRQQWRFEGSKMKDLYLKSQGQAPIVVVSEEPREREKDVAYLLCPYLSSSRVDWKTLLKKLHDEFDIKSIMVEGGATVINDLLLKPALVDALIITIGSRFLGSSGVEVSPIQSVELEAVAWWNGTADAVLCAKLSGSK